The Verrucomicrobiia bacterium genome window below encodes:
- a CDS encoding DUF2071 domain-containing protein, with protein MLGLFQGSWMSVLFIHYEVEPARLQAEVPFPLDLRDGKAHVSVVAFSQERLRFAFGGNLTNWVGRWFANHEFLNVRTYVQHGGEPGIFFLAEWVPKRIATWLGPPLFGLPYRFGNIEYEHGQRMMRGRVTGRETAFSYQTERDAAKCFAPCERGSLDEFLLERYVAFTQWHALRRMFRVKHDPWPQARVEAAVDDESLLRERFAWWRETRRVSANFSPGASRVIIGRPQLVLR; from the coding sequence ATGCTTGGGCTCTTCCAAGGTTCGTGGATGAGTGTGTTGTTCATACATTATGAAGTGGAGCCGGCGCGGTTGCAGGCGGAGGTGCCGTTTCCGTTGGATCTGCGCGACGGGAAGGCGCACGTGAGCGTGGTGGCATTTTCGCAGGAGCGATTGCGGTTTGCCTTCGGCGGGAACCTGACAAACTGGGTGGGGCGCTGGTTCGCGAACCATGAGTTCTTAAATGTGCGCACGTATGTGCAGCACGGGGGTGAACCGGGGATCTTTTTTCTCGCGGAGTGGGTACCGAAACGGATCGCGACCTGGTTGGGGCCGCCGCTCTTCGGGTTGCCGTATCGATTCGGGAATATTGAGTACGAGCATGGTCAGCGGATGATGCGCGGTCGCGTGACGGGCCGCGAGACGGCGTTCTCATACCAAACTGAACGGGACGCCGCGAAATGTTTCGCCCCTTGTGAACGTGGCAGTCTCGACGAATTCCTGCTGGAACGGTACGTGGCTTTCACGCAATGGCACGCGCTGCGGCGAATGTTTCGGGTGAAGCATGACCCGTGGCCGCAAGCGCGGGTCGAGGCGGCGGTTGACGATGAGAGTTTATTACGCGAGAGATTTGCGTGGTGGCGTGAAACACGACGGGTGAGCGCGAATTTCTCTCCGGGCGCGAGCCGCGTGATCATTGGCCGTCCGCAACTGGTTCTCCGATAG
- a CDS encoding choice-of-anchor D domain-containing protein, translating to MKFSRMWLFALAGMAGLFLMARHGRAVTVATTDNKISIYQSADNKVIIYPTGDEKIDQLKEKGIQKVKNYGSYWLVEATDAQVEQLTQLYGDRAVKDSRFNRIQLNGTSIDTLSGEPTVPANLREEEGPGKHLRLVQFRGSVTPEWLQLLRSSGAQIISYVPNNAYLVLMDATVERKLEVMRGPSGSIQWVGAYHPYYKMPRSLLAASGTDPIKVRVTAVDRFAETHAASKVIAMGDVASTMTHTGQKTYEMEVLPSAISQIAELSDVIWIEQVERKVRFDEVQDLILAGQTNGLGNGPSTTMGITNYLDFLVNSVGGGLSSFFDPFTYAIVDVADTGIDVINPLTGNIVQPSLIGHVAYAEPGLGGYFVGSSGDSGCAALNNNFFGTEDFYDHGTRVASVIAGFDVATNDFNQFSIFSTIVTQVFSVTNVCAGAGAVTNTFVLDTQPCNLTTDIIFNCTSAGSFPVNIPLPTEVIVTQIFDSVHQDPSGFRLGLGVSPFGLIGSSRIWRQSADTTGNPPHVRFLPNPQQITPCMNGSFPLVFFAAYSAGGRIQNNSWGDDINTNGSNGGAYSAESQAYDIGVRDALLAGNLGNGGNTNGTPGPSPLNQEFIIVFAGASILSDAGVAGINGGFGDLRITPPATAKNVITVTASESVRLDGSGCDVIVNEDNSFDMWQDSAFGPTLDGRIKPEIVAPGSSIYAARSLLAGAIDPVLGIVPVVNLDPNGNPGGNFIFSSQVTNLYCVPPQPFTNFFPNLSQGFVQTSGSAVGGQLYDCNSGSSYAAPAVSGAIQLLWWYFQHRLTNEVGQALLQPSPAMAKAYVCNSARYMPLTNPQTGATDTLPSIAQGMGELDLARMFDGAGRMIRDESTPRAIDVALITTNPSPQQTYFSQSGQSYEASGQVLDPSLPFRVTLAWVDAPGAQNASSELVNDLDLQVTVGGVTYKGNVFSEDHSVPGGAFDDVNNMESVFLPAGQTGAWSIIVRAKNIAGDGVPNVGGSNDQDFALIVYNAATNTLSDIPNLKTNNSCQTALLLTQFPTSFSNTLSKAVYTGNTMPSPSAGRGGVEEFFRIVQPTPGTTFTVNTQGSAFNTILSVWNVQVLPQTVFVRGNCGALTELVSTNGGFNSQVSFTADGSNDYYVVAEPLNNGSGGNFVLNVSASASPITITPSSLTFGQQVILTTSSPQTATYRNGSTVPVQISNLSITGPDAADFSVTSETCEGSVLTPSQNCFVTVVFTPQVGPVGSRQANLVFTDDATGSPRVVPLNGTATAAAPIVCLSSSGTLDFGNQLLTTTSAVQTITLTNCGSADLNIASITISGSGSNDFSFGAGTTCAAPSTITPGSTCTIAIQFNPQAVGSRKANLLIAHDATGSPTIIPLSGVGAALLPSICFSSSSIDFGGVAVGSTGSVVSVTITNCGTAVLTNSSLTLTGANPGDFITNSAPCGSVATGGTCVISLQFAPTAGGSRSANLGFVDNASGSPQLLPLIGNGALSQPDAAIGKTVKVKRMVGAGIENSNGAGQEITKPIRRGARSGLKFFVSLQNIGTTSDRFTVQGDSGSTGFTVHYFLGAVPNDSVEVTSAVESGVFSTSTLAPGATISPATMIRIEVFADKTLVGKGATDTFTLTFASVSDPTKVDVVKATVIAK from the coding sequence ATGAAATTTTCCAGAATGTGGTTGTTTGCCCTTGCAGGCATGGCGGGTCTTTTCCTTATGGCGCGTCACGGTCGGGCTGTGACTGTTGCCACGACGGACAACAAGATCTCCATTTACCAGAGCGCAGACAACAAAGTCATCATCTACCCGACTGGGGACGAAAAAATCGACCAGCTCAAAGAGAAGGGCATCCAGAAGGTCAAGAACTACGGTTCCTACTGGTTGGTAGAAGCGACTGACGCTCAGGTCGAACAGTTGACACAGCTTTACGGGGATCGGGCCGTCAAGGATAGCCGTTTTAACCGCATCCAGTTGAACGGCACATCCATTGATACGCTTTCTGGCGAGCCGACCGTTCCGGCCAATCTTCGCGAGGAAGAGGGCCCCGGCAAGCACCTGCGCCTGGTGCAATTTCGCGGTTCCGTGACCCCCGAGTGGCTGCAACTACTCAGATCGAGCGGTGCGCAGATCATCTCTTATGTACCCAACAACGCCTACCTGGTTTTGATGGATGCCACGGTCGAGAGAAAACTGGAAGTGATGCGCGGGCCAAGCGGCTCGATTCAGTGGGTTGGGGCCTATCATCCGTATTATAAAATGCCACGCAGTCTTCTGGCCGCTTCCGGGACGGATCCGATCAAGGTACGGGTGACTGCGGTCGATCGCTTCGCGGAGACGCATGCGGCCAGTAAGGTCATTGCCATGGGAGATGTCGCGTCGACCATGACGCACACCGGACAAAAGACTTATGAAATGGAAGTATTGCCGTCCGCTATTTCCCAGATTGCGGAACTATCGGACGTAATCTGGATTGAGCAAGTCGAGCGGAAAGTGCGGTTCGACGAAGTTCAGGATCTCATTCTCGCCGGGCAGACCAACGGTCTTGGTAACGGGCCATCGACCACCATGGGCATTACCAACTACCTGGATTTCCTGGTTAACTCGGTCGGGGGCGGGCTGAGTTCGTTCTTCGACCCGTTCACCTATGCGATTGTCGACGTCGCGGACACGGGTATTGATGTAATCAACCCTCTTACCGGCAATATTGTCCAGCCTTCGCTTATAGGTCACGTAGCCTACGCGGAGCCCGGCCTCGGGGGATATTTCGTTGGTTCCTCGGGAGATTCGGGATGCGCGGCATTGAACAACAACTTTTTTGGTACGGAGGACTTCTACGACCACGGAACACGGGTCGCATCGGTTATTGCCGGATTTGACGTTGCGACGAACGATTTTAATCAGTTTTCCATCTTTTCGACAATCGTAACGCAAGTGTTTAGCGTCACGAACGTTTGCGCGGGCGCTGGTGCCGTGACAAACACCTTTGTCCTGGACACACAGCCGTGCAACCTTACGACAGATATTATTTTCAACTGCACGAGCGCAGGGTCGTTTCCGGTGAACATTCCGCTTCCAACAGAGGTGATCGTCACACAGATATTTGATTCCGTTCATCAAGACCCGAGTGGGTTCCGTCTTGGGCTGGGCGTTTCGCCGTTTGGACTGATCGGCAGCTCACGCATCTGGAGGCAGTCTGCGGACACTACCGGCAATCCACCTCATGTGCGTTTCTTGCCCAATCCGCAACAGATTACTCCCTGCATGAATGGTTCTTTTCCGCTGGTCTTCTTCGCAGCTTATTCGGCGGGAGGGCGCATTCAGAACAACAGTTGGGGCGACGACATAAATACAAACGGTTCAAACGGCGGGGCGTACAGCGCTGAGTCGCAAGCATATGACATAGGTGTTCGTGATGCACTGTTGGCGGGGAATTTGGGAAATGGAGGAAACACCAACGGGACTCCCGGCCCATCGCCGTTGAATCAGGAGTTTATCATAGTTTTTGCCGGCGCTTCCATTCTTAGCGACGCCGGCGTGGCCGGAATTAACGGCGGGTTTGGGGACCTTCGTATTACTCCTCCGGCAACGGCCAAGAATGTCATCACGGTCACTGCTTCCGAGAGCGTGCGGTTGGATGGCAGCGGCTGTGACGTAATAGTCAATGAAGATAATTCATTCGACATGTGGCAAGATTCAGCGTTCGGGCCAACCCTTGATGGGCGGATCAAACCCGAAATTGTAGCGCCGGGCTCCTCAATCTATGCCGCGAGGTCGCTCTTGGCGGGCGCAATCGATCCAGTACTCGGAATTGTACCCGTGGTAAACCTAGACCCGAATGGGAATCCTGGGGGTAACTTTATCTTTTCCAGTCAGGTCACGAATCTTTACTGTGTGCCACCCCAGCCTTTTACCAATTTCTTCCCAAATCTCAGTCAGGGGTTTGTGCAGACTAGTGGCTCTGCCGTAGGCGGTCAACTATACGACTGCAATTCCGGCAGTAGTTACGCCGCACCTGCGGTTTCCGGAGCCATCCAACTACTTTGGTGGTATTTCCAACATCGTCTGACCAACGAAGTGGGACAGGCGCTATTGCAGCCGAGCCCGGCTATGGCGAAAGCGTACGTGTGCAACTCGGCGCGCTATATGCCGCTCACCAATCCTCAGACCGGCGCTACTGACACGCTGCCCTCCATCGCTCAGGGCATGGGCGAACTGGATTTGGCGCGTATGTTCGACGGCGCTGGGCGGATGATCCGTGACGAATCGACGCCCCGGGCAATCGACGTGGCATTGATCACGACCAATCCCTCTCCCCAGCAGACGTACTTCAGCCAATCGGGCCAAAGCTACGAAGCCAGCGGTCAAGTCCTCGATCCCAGTCTGCCATTCCGCGTGACGTTGGCCTGGGTCGATGCTCCAGGGGCGCAAAATGCCAGCTCGGAGCTGGTGAATGATCTGGATTTGCAGGTAACCGTTGGCGGAGTGACCTACAAAGGGAATGTATTTTCCGAGGATCACTCAGTGCCCGGCGGCGCGTTTGACGACGTCAACAACATGGAGAGCGTCTTTCTGCCTGCAGGCCAGACCGGCGCGTGGAGCATAATCGTACGCGCGAAGAATATCGCCGGCGACGGCGTTCCGAACGTGGGCGGCAGCAATGATCAGGACTTCGCGCTCATCGTTTACAACGCGGCGACGAATACCTTATCCGACATTCCGAATCTAAAGACGAACAATTCCTGTCAGACGGCGCTCCTCCTCACCCAGTTCCCGACAAGCTTCTCAAACACGCTCTCGAAAGCGGTATATACCGGCAATACCATGCCAAGTCCTAGCGCGGGACGAGGTGGTGTGGAAGAATTCTTTAGAATCGTCCAACCCACGCCGGGAACAACGTTCACCGTCAATACCCAGGGAAGCGCTTTCAACACAATCTTGTCCGTGTGGAACGTCCAAGTCCTCCCACAGACCGTGTTTGTTCGGGGAAATTGCGGCGCGCTGACAGAGCTCGTCTCGACCAATGGAGGATTCAATTCGCAGGTGTCGTTTACCGCGGATGGCTCGAACGACTATTATGTTGTGGCGGAACCCCTGAACAATGGATCGGGTGGCAATTTCGTGCTGAACGTGAGCGCGTCGGCCTCCCCGATAACAATCACGCCGAGCAGCCTCACCTTCGGCCAGCAGGTCATATTGACGACCAGCAGCCCGCAAACAGCTACTTATCGCAACGGCTCCACCGTACCCGTCCAGATTTCGAATTTGTCGATTACCGGCCCGGATGCCGCCGATTTCTCGGTGACTTCCGAGACCTGTGAGGGGAGTGTTCTTACGCCGAGCCAGAATTGTTTTGTCACCGTGGTCTTCACCCCGCAGGTTGGCCCGGTGGGATCGCGGCAGGCGAATCTGGTCTTCACCGATGACGCCACCGGCAGCCCGCGCGTTGTGCCACTCAATGGAACTGCAACGGCAGCAGCGCCAATCGTCTGTTTGAGTTCGAGCGGCACGCTTGACTTCGGAAATCAATTGCTCACCACGACCAGCGCGGTGCAAACCATCACGCTCACCAATTGCGGTTCGGCGGATTTGAACATTGCCAGCATAACCATTAGCGGATCTGGATCGAACGACTTCTCCTTCGGAGCCGGCACAACTTGCGCTGCCCCTTCTACGATCACGCCGGGGAGCACCTGCACGATTGCTATCCAGTTCAATCCACAGGCAGTCGGATCGCGGAAGGCAAACCTTTTGATCGCGCACGACGCGACAGGAAGCCCGACAATCATACCCCTGTCCGGCGTCGGAGCGGCGCTTTTGCCCTCAATCTGCTTCAGCAGTAGCTCGATTGATTTTGGGGGTGTCGCTGTTGGCTCCACCGGTTCGGTGGTGAGCGTGACCATCACCAACTGCGGGACGGCCGTGCTGACGAACAGCAGTCTGACGCTTACCGGTGCGAATCCTGGGGATTTCATAACCAACTCCGCCCCCTGTGGTTCTGTTGCCACGGGCGGTACGTGCGTGATCAGCTTGCAGTTTGCGCCAACCGCTGGTGGCTCACGGTCGGCAAACCTGGGGTTCGTGGACAATGCTTCCGGTAGCCCGCAACTGCTGCCGTTGATCGGCAATGGCGCACTCAGTCAGCCGGACGCCGCGATTGGGAAGACAGTCAAAGTAAAGAGAATGGTTGGCGCTGGGATCGAAAATAGCAACGGCGCTGGGCAGGAAATCACAAAACCGATTCGCCGGGGCGCGCGCAGTGGTTTGAAGTTCTTCGTGAGCTTGCAAAATATCGGCACGACGTCCGATCGGTTTACCGTGCAGGGCGACAGCGGTTCCACAGGCTTTACAGTGCATTACTTCCTGGGAGCCGTCCCCAACGATAGCGTCGAGGTGACTTCAGCCGTCGAATCCGGTGTCTTTTCGACCAGCACGTTGGCGCCCGGGGCGACCATCAGCCCCGCCACCATGATTCGTATCGAGGTGTTCGCGGACAAGACTTTGGTGGGCAAGGGTGCGACGGATACCTTCACACTCACTTTCGCTTCCGTCAGCGACCCGACAAAAGTAGACGTCGTGAAGGCCACTGTAATCGCGAAGTAG
- a CDS encoding transglutaminase-like domain-containing protein, which produces MQPMKALREPDRIALAKLLADQDPRQLQLVQEKLAERGTEGITFLESVVLDGEPAAQRNAQLMLRSLRETVAWEGLAKFCATCGSHFDLEVACWLVAKTRYPEMDEVAYRTRLDQMAQELRERLTGRETPRSTIEVCNHYLFRTLGFRGNRQDYYDPDNSYLNRVLDRRIGIPISLSVLYLLLARRLRIPLIGINMPAHFLLKWQSATVSFFFDPFHEGELLDEDDCRELCKRLGVVFNPVFLTPTTPQIILLRMCNNLHAIYTEREPARAEQFGRFAALLSHP; this is translated from the coding sequence ATGCAGCCGATGAAAGCCCTGCGCGAACCCGATCGCATCGCCCTCGCCAAGCTGTTGGCGGACCAGGATCCACGCCAGTTACAACTGGTGCAGGAGAAGTTGGCGGAACGGGGCACGGAAGGCATCACCTTCCTGGAATCCGTGGTGCTCGATGGCGAACCCGCAGCCCAACGCAATGCGCAGTTGATGTTGCGCTCGCTTCGTGAAACGGTGGCCTGGGAGGGACTGGCGAAGTTTTGCGCGACGTGCGGGAGCCATTTTGACCTGGAAGTCGCGTGCTGGCTGGTGGCCAAGACCCGCTACCCGGAGATGGACGAAGTCGCCTATCGCACCCGGCTCGACCAGATGGCGCAAGAGTTACGCGAGCGGTTGACCGGGCGCGAGACACCGCGGTCCACCATCGAGGTCTGCAACCACTATCTTTTCCGTACGCTCGGCTTCCGCGGCAATCGGCAGGATTACTACGACCCGGATAATTCCTATCTCAATCGCGTCCTGGACCGTCGCATCGGGATTCCCATCAGCCTGTCGGTTCTCTACCTGCTGCTGGCGCGGCGGCTGCGTATTCCACTGATCGGCATCAACATGCCCGCGCATTTCCTCCTCAAATGGCAGTCAGCCACCGTAAGCTTTTTCTTCGATCCCTTCCATGAGGGCGAGTTACTGGATGAGGACGATTGCCGCGAACTGTGCAAACGACTGGGTGTGGTATTTAACCCTGTTTTCCTGACACCGACCACGCCGCAAATCATCCTGCTGCGGATGTGCAACAATCTCCACGCGATCTACACCGAGCGCGAGCCTGCCCGTGCGGAACAGTTTGGAAGGTTCGCTGCATTGTTGTCCCACCCGTAA
- the gmhB gene encoding D-glycero-beta-D-manno-heptose 1,7-bisphosphate 7-phosphatase, translating into MNQSTSNRAVFLDRDGTIMEDSNYVGDVERVLVIPSAAAALRRLQEAGYKLFIITNQSGVGRGYFTREAVESIHAHLDEYFGKHHVHFDRYYVCPHHPEDNCDCRKPKPKFLRDAAREYGLDLSRCFMVGDRASDIQAGINAGVSTVLVLTGVGHETLAKREVKPDHVAEDIGAAASWILKGKP; encoded by the coding sequence ATGAATCAAAGCACCAGCAACCGCGCCGTCTTTCTCGACCGCGACGGCACGATCATGGAGGACTCGAATTACGTCGGCGACGTCGAGCGCGTCCTGGTGATTCCCAGCGCCGCTGCAGCGCTCCGTCGATTGCAAGAGGCCGGTTACAAGCTTTTCATCATCACCAACCAATCCGGCGTGGGACGCGGGTACTTCACTCGCGAAGCTGTCGAATCGATCCACGCGCACCTCGACGAGTATTTTGGCAAGCATCACGTGCATTTTGATCGTTACTACGTTTGTCCGCATCACCCCGAGGATAATTGTGACTGCCGCAAACCGAAGCCCAAGTTTCTGCGCGACGCAGCACGTGAATACGGGCTCGATTTGTCGCGCTGCTTTATGGTTGGCGACCGCGCCAGCGACATCCAGGCTGGCATTAATGCGGGCGTATCGACCGTTCTCGTGCTCACCGGCGTCGGTCACGAGACGCTGGCAAAGCGGGAGGTCAAACCCGACCACGTAGCCGAGGATATCGGCGCGGCGGCATCCTGGATCCTGAAGGGCAAACCGTGA
- a CDS encoding FAD-dependent monooxygenase yields MSDFDVIVIGGGPGGAATAALCTRRGLRVALFERARFPRHKVCGDVINPNCWPVLENLGIAERIRALPHHEIEAAVFTAPAGRVVNVPMPRGAAAIRRSLFDQVLLEHARVCGVQVFEDETVREITSERRVVTSTGCYRARKGIIGADGRHSMTARSAGLVRKPPERNGHIAFQAHFRAPAALDQRVQLHLFRGGYCGLVRVDGERANLCIVTDRRGARFHNDCEALFGHTVSRNSHFQNLGINPEPIEPLQSAHPLRGPMNIAARNGVFLVGDALRVMEPFTGQGILFALRTAEIAAQSICGLSQPERNYVAGVATLYQRRGRTNEWLHRVMYRERAARAIIPLVRRLPGLAGWLADNVLGEERRFR; encoded by the coding sequence ATGAGTGATTTCGACGTGATCGTGATCGGCGGCGGGCCGGGCGGGGCGGCCACCGCCGCGTTGTGTACCCGGCGCGGTTTGCGCGTCGCGCTTTTTGAGCGCGCCCGATTCCCACGCCACAAAGTTTGTGGGGACGTCATCAACCCGAACTGCTGGCCCGTGCTCGAAAACCTTGGCATCGCAGAAAGAATTCGCGCGCTGCCGCATCATGAAATTGAGGCCGCGGTATTCACGGCGCCCGCAGGCAGGGTGGTCAACGTTCCCATGCCGCGCGGAGCGGCTGCCATTCGTCGCAGTTTATTCGACCAGGTATTGTTGGAGCACGCCAGGGTCTGCGGTGTCCAGGTTTTCGAGGATGAAACCGTCCGTGAAATAACATCGGAGAGACGGGTTGTGACCAGCACGGGATGTTATCGCGCGAGGAAGGGCATCATCGGCGCCGATGGGCGGCATTCAATGACGGCGCGGAGCGCGGGTCTCGTTCGCAAGCCTCCTGAAAGGAATGGTCACATCGCATTCCAGGCCCACTTTCGCGCACCAGCGGCTTTGGACCAGCGCGTCCAACTTCATCTCTTTCGGGGGGGTTACTGTGGGTTGGTACGCGTGGATGGCGAGCGGGCGAATCTCTGTATCGTGACCGACCGGCGCGGTGCACGGTTCCACAACGACTGCGAGGCGCTTTTCGGGCATACCGTCTCCCGGAACTCGCATTTCCAGAATCTGGGCATCAATCCCGAACCGATCGAGCCACTGCAAAGCGCGCATCCGTTGCGCGGGCCAATGAACATCGCGGCCCGGAACGGTGTTTTTCTCGTCGGTGACGCGTTGCGCGTGATGGAACCCTTCACGGGCCAGGGGATTCTCTTTGCCCTGCGGACGGCGGAGATCGCAGCGCAGTCCATCTGCGGCCTCTCGCAACCCGAAAGGAATTATGTCGCGGGCGTTGCCACGCTCTACCAGCGGCGCGGACGGACGAACGAATGGCTCCATCGCGTGATGTATCGCGAGCGCGCGGCCCGCGCCATCATCCCGCTGGTTCGCCGCCTGCCCGGGCTGGCTGGCTGGCTGGCTGACAACGTTCTTGGCGAAGAGCGGCGCTTTCGGTAG
- a CDS encoding beta-ketoacyl-[acyl-carrier-protein] synthase family protein — translation MPHHRVVVTGIGALTAIGCGRDGLWRGIQRGKSGIRRLTRFDASRFESQIAGEVDEFDPLAYFPARRVKRLDRFAQFALVAAKMALEDSQQGGQPLCPGDPPFPQMGVCAGTALGGVALAEHQHELFMRQGIRAVNPALAFLVFGGSGGSHVAIELGFTGPGSTNSNSCGSGAIALGEAFRHIQEGRAVAMVAGAAEAPLAPLTFGAFDVLHAMSKGNGNPARACRPFDATRDGFVMGEGAAMFILEERGHALARGAHVFAEILGYACNNDAHHMLAPRPDGSCAARCIHDTLVDARVSPQHIDYINAHATGTPLGDAAETLAIQQVFGVRARQIPVSSTKPFHAHPLGASGAIEIAICCLALEHNYLPPTLNLTHGDPECDLDCIPNAGRNARVSCILSNSFGFGGINASIILARHE, via the coding sequence ATGCCACACCATCGCGTCGTCGTCACCGGAATTGGGGCCCTTACCGCCATCGGCTGCGGCCGGGACGGGCTGTGGCGGGGAATCCAGCGTGGCAAGTCCGGGATTCGCCGCCTCACGCGCTTTGATGCCTCACGATTTGAGTCGCAGATTGCGGGCGAAGTGGACGAGTTCGATCCGCTGGCGTACTTCCCTGCGCGACGCGTGAAACGATTGGATCGTTTTGCGCAGTTCGCTTTGGTTGCGGCGAAGATGGCCCTCGAAGATTCGCAACAAGGCGGCCAACCTCTTTGCCCTGGAGACCCGCCCTTCCCGCAGATGGGCGTTTGCGCCGGCACGGCGCTCGGTGGTGTTGCCCTGGCCGAGCATCAACATGAGTTATTCATGCGTCAGGGAATCCGTGCCGTGAATCCGGCGCTCGCGTTCCTCGTATTCGGCGGCTCCGGCGGCTCTCACGTCGCCATCGAACTCGGCTTCACCGGCCCGGGTAGCACCAACTCGAATAGTTGTGGCTCGGGCGCAATTGCACTGGGTGAAGCGTTCCGCCACATCCAGGAGGGTCGCGCGGTGGCAATGGTCGCCGGCGCGGCCGAAGCGCCGCTGGCCCCGCTCACGTTTGGCGCTTTCGACGTGCTCCACGCGATGAGCAAAGGGAACGGCAACCCCGCCCGCGCCTGTCGCCCCTTCGATGCCACCCGCGACGGGTTTGTCATGGGTGAAGGCGCGGCGATGTTCATTCTGGAAGAGCGAGGTCACGCGCTGGCGCGCGGCGCGCACGTCTTCGCCGAAATCCTCGGGTACGCCTGCAACAACGATGCCCACCATATGCTCGCGCCCCGTCCCGACGGCTCCTGCGCGGCGCGTTGCATCCACGACACGCTGGTGGATGCGCGTGTGTCTCCTCAACACATCGATTACATCAACGCCCACGCGACCGGTACGCCACTTGGGGATGCCGCGGAGACGCTGGCCATCCAGCAGGTTTTCGGGGTCCGCGCCCGACAGATTCCGGTTAGCTCCACCAAACCGTTCCATGCCCACCCGCTCGGCGCATCAGGGGCGATCGAGATCGCCATTTGCTGCCTGGCGCTGGAACACAATTATCTCCCGCCGACGCTCAACCTGACGCACGGGGATCCCGAGTGCGACCTCGACTGCATTCCCAATGCGGGCCGCAATGCGCGTGTGAGTTGCATCCTTTCCAACAGTTTCGGTTTCGGCGGAATCAACGCCAGCATCATCCTCGCCCGCCATGAGTGA
- a CDS encoding SRPBCC family protein codes for MSIRTENSILIKAPLEKIFETTANLLLWPKVLPHYRWIRVLNTGDDGLIVKMAARRGWVPIQWTSRFRVDPNARELHFEHLKAFTRGMQVLWTYTPTPEGVRITISHELDRNSAFGRWFAHNVLGEMFIRPVATRTLSQFKQYLEQNGA; via the coding sequence ATGAGCATTCGTACCGAGAATTCCATTCTCATCAAAGCCCCGCTCGAAAAGATCTTCGAGACCACGGCCAACCTGTTGCTCTGGCCCAAGGTACTCCCGCACTATCGGTGGATTCGCGTCCTCAACACCGGCGACGACGGCCTGATCGTCAAAATGGCAGCGCGCCGTGGCTGGGTGCCGATCCAGTGGACGTCTCGATTCCGCGTTGATCCGAATGCGCGCGAACTGCATTTCGAGCACCTCAAGGCGTTCACGCGCGGGATGCAGGTACTGTGGACGTATACACCCACGCCCGAGGGTGTGCGGATCACGATTTCCCATGAACTGGATCGCAACTCAGCTTTCGGTCGCTGGTTCGCGCACAACGTGTTGGGCGAAATGTTCATCCGGCCCGTGGCAACGCGCACCTTGTCGCAGTTCAAACAATACCTGGAACAGAACGGTGCCTGA
- a CDS encoding methyltransferase domain-containing protein — translation MSLLVPSRRFDPMVPEIMDRRGNEPTLLRADLRVLEDVNRYLGGYRIPLLYLQKLSDSRDRSRALTILDLATGAADVPRAIATWARSQQVDVAITAVDGNPEILRIARENTAGWPEIRVEQQDLLALPYPAASFDVVLCSLALHHFSELDAVAILRRIRDIARAGWIINDLRRNRVAIGLSKLMAHTIITNPIARFDAPASCERAFTIAEWRAMAARAGLDHFTIRRHRFFRMVLAGRK, via the coding sequence ATGAGCCTGCTGGTTCCGTCGCGGCGTTTCGATCCCATGGTCCCCGAGATCATGGATCGCCGAGGCAACGAACCCACGCTCCTGCGTGCCGACCTCCGCGTTCTCGAAGACGTCAACCGCTACCTCGGCGGCTACCGCATTCCATTGCTTTACTTGCAGAAGCTCTCGGACTCTCGAGATCGATCGAGAGCGTTAACAATTCTCGATCTTGCCACAGGCGCGGCTGATGTACCCCGCGCCATTGCCACTTGGGCCCGATCACAGCAGGTGGACGTTGCCATTACCGCTGTCGATGGCAATCCAGAGATTTTACGGATCGCGCGCGAAAATACAGCTGGCTGGCCTGAAATCCGCGTTGAGCAACAGGACCTCCTCGCGCTCCCCTATCCCGCCGCCAGCTTCGACGTGGTCCTCTGCTCGCTCGCGCTGCACCACTTTTCCGAGTTGGACGCAGTTGCAATCCTGCGACGCATCCGCGATATTGCGCGCGCCGGCTGGATCATCAACGACCTGCGGAGGAACCGGGTCGCAATCGGTTTGAGCAAGCTCATGGCGCACACGATCATCACCAACCCCATCGCGCGTTTTGACGCACCCGCCTCGTGCGAACGCGCCTTCACCATTGCCGAATGGCGTGCGATGGCCGCGCGCGCGGGCCTGGACCACTTTACCATCCGCCGCCACCGGTTCTTTCGCATGGTACTGGCAGGACGCAAATGA